GATCGCGCGCCGCGGGTGCGCCGAACAGCGTCAGATCGACGCCGTTGGGAGACACCACGATCTTGTCGGCGGGGATGCCGCGCGCGATCAGGTCGCCGCGCAACCCCTCGCAGATGACCGCGATGGCGTCGGCGCGGCGAACCGCCCAGGTTTCGAGCGCCCGTGTCGCGCGATATTTCGCCGAACCCTCGACGCCCGTGCCGTTGCCGACCGCGGCATCCTCCCAAAAGGCGCGGATTTCATACACCAGCGGCAGCCGGCGCGCCCGCGCGACCCGCAACGCCGCCAGCGCATCCAGCACCGGCGAATGCGCGTGAAGGATATCGGGCCGGAAGGATTCGACCGCCGCATCGATGCGGCGCGCGAATGCGGCGATCCCGGCCACCTCACCCCACGCGCCATGGCGGCGCGGCGCGCGCGTCCGGTGAAAGGTCAGGCCGTCGATCGATTCGACGGCATCGCCGCGATCCTCGTGATGGCGCGGTCCGGTCACCGCCGCCACCGCCCAGCCGCGCTGTTCCTGCGCCTTCAGGATCGCGCGGGTGCGAAAGGTATAGCCGCTCTGCAGCGGCAGCCCGTGGTCGAGGACGTGGAGAATACGCATGCGTCCACCTTGTCATGCCGGCGCTTAATAGGCCGTCAACCGCATTCGGTCGCGTCGCCGGAGGTCGGCCGTCGAACGCGCGAAGCGCGCCGCCCCTGCCGCGTTGCGCACACGTTTCGACTTATATCGATTGTCAGGCGTTCCAACCGTGCGCTGTCTGGCGCCACCCAAGTTCGAAAGGTTTGTACATGCGTTCCACTCTTCCGAAATTCGCCGCCGTCGCCATGATCCTGGCCGGATCGACCGCCTTGGGCGGTTGCGCGACCAAGGGGTTCGTGCGGGACCAGATCGCCACGGTGAATTCGCGCATCGACGGCATGGACGGTCGCCTGCGCACCGTCGAAGGTACCTCGGGCCAGGCGCTCACCCAGGCGCAGGCTGCCGCCGGGCAGGCGCAACAGAACGGCCAGCGGATCGACCAGATCAACGGTCGCGTCGATGGCCTGGAACAGCGGATGCAGCAACAGGCACAGCAGCGCCAGCGCCGGCCGCGCGGCTAACCGCGGCGGCGTGGACGGACGGGTCCGCTGGATCGCATGATCGTGTCGACAGGACTGGTCCGTGCCCTGATCGGCACGGCGGTTGCGGCAGGCCTCGTTTTTGGCCCGCTCGCACCCCCCGCCTCAGCGGCAGGCACGGCGTCGCGAAAACGTCCGGTCGCGGCGAAGCCCACGCCGCCGCCCGTCCTGCTGCCGCCTTCGGCACAGGCCGGGCGCATGATCGCCTGGATCGCCACGGCGAAGGACAATGCGGGCCTGCCCTATGCGGTGATCGACAAGCAGGCAGCGACGCTGTTCCTGTTCGATGCGGCCGGGGCGCCGCGGGGGCAAGTCCCCGTTCTGCTGGGCGTCGGCGTCGGCGATGATTCATCGCCCGGCGTCGGCGCCAAGGAGCTTGCCGATATCGGCCCCGCCGAACGGACGACGCCGGCGGGGCGTTTCGTCGCGAGGTTCGGCCGCGCCTTCGGACACCAGCGCGTGCTATGGGTGGATTACGCCAATTCGGTCGCGCTGCATGCCGTCATTACGACGCACAGGAAGGAACGTCGGATCGAACGGCTGTCGTCGCCGACCCCGGAGGACAACCGGATCACCTTTGGTTGCATCAACGTCGGTAGCCGATTCTACACCGGCACGCTCGCCCCCCTGTTCCGGAAGGGCGGCATCGTTTACATCTTGCCCGACATCCGGCCGCTGGACGACGTGTTTCCGCGCGTTCGGCTACTGCCTTACCTGACCGCGGCGACCAGCGAATGACGCGCGCGCGCAAAGGACCCCGCCCATGCTGCTGATGCTAGCCCTGCTTGTGACGGTGGAGCGGCCGGTCGTCGTCAGTTCGCTCACCACCGCGCAGCTCGTCGAGCAATGCCGGGGCAAGGACGACGATCCGCTGCCCAGCTTCTGCAGCGGCTATATCATCGGCGTGTTCGACACATTGTCGCAGACACAGCAGATCTGCCCGGCGCCAAGCCACGCTTCGACCAACGACATGGTCGCCACCGTCCGCAAATACCTGCGCAAGCGCGGCGAAAAGGCGACCGCAGCGCCGGCGTTCGTCGTCCGGGACGCCCTGAAATCCGCATTCCCCTGCGCGCGTTCCCCACGCAAGCGCAAGTAACGGCGGGCCGGTCACTTAACGCCGCATCAACCCCTGCCCGCCTATACCGAAGCGGAAAGGAACGCGGCGACACCATGATCGACAATCTGTCGCTGGGCCTTACCCACGGATTGATGCTGCTCGCCGCATGGCTGCTGCTCAAACGCCCCGATCTCGATTCGGAGGCGCCGCCGCCCCGTCACTGGCGCAGCCGGGACACGCCGCAGGATCCGCCCGCCGGTGCGTGACCTCGTCTTCGTCGCATTTCTCGCCGCGATCTTCGGGATGGGGCTGCGTCGGCCGTTCATCCTGGTGCTTGCCTATGTCTATATCGACATCGTCTCGCCGCAGCGATTGACCTATATCCTGCTCAACACCGTGCCGATCTCGTTGATCGCCGTCGCGCTGGCGGTCGGCGGCTGGCTGTTGATGGACGACAAGTCGGACAGCCGCTTTACCCCGCGACAGGGGCTGATCGTCCTGCTGTTGCTGTACTGCTGGGGCACGACGATCGGCGCGGATTTCCCGCTGGACGCCAAGGACAAATGGGACTGGGTGTGGAAATGCCTGGCGTTCGCCGCGTTCCTGCCGCTCACCCTGCGAACACGGCTTCGGATCGAAGCCTTATTGCTGTTCATGATCCTGTCCGCCGCATCGATCATCATCGTCGGCGGGATCAAGACCGCGGCGGGCGGCGGCGGCTATGGCCAGCTCGACCTGATGG
The sequence above is a segment of the Sphingomonas insulae genome. Coding sequences within it:
- a CDS encoding Rap1a/Tai family immunity protein; protein product: MLLMLALLVTVERPVVVSSLTTAQLVEQCRGKDDDPLPSFCSGYIIGVFDTLSQTQQICPAPSHASTNDMVATVRKYLRKRGEKATAAPAFVVRDALKSAFPCARSPRKRK